A window of Daucus carota subsp. sativus chromosome 2, DH1 v3.0, whole genome shotgun sequence genomic DNA:
aaagtaaatcatataaaaattaacaacaaaaaacatgtccgaaaaacaaaacaaatattataaaataatacccaacaaacatatatcactaacaattaatttattgatatcatccatcaatattatgtcaagactatattcttttctcgtgtttggatttgtcgactccaacatagcggtatataactacctttacttgtaacaacctttattagaaatcgagcaagcaagagaactatcaccagagagaggtagggttgtggtattgaaaaAGAAGAAGTTATGTTTAGATtatccaaaatcctacaatctatagAGGTACCTACAATctacaggggtatttataggtgcacagagacttgtgtgctactctttcccataattaaataatttgaaacaaaatcaaattaaaactttcaagctactatattccataaatataGTACCTAGGGCCTAGAGCCCGTCTTCGAGGTTAACCATCTCGTGAGCTTTCTCTCCCTCTTCACGTTTTTTTGGCCTTAATTTTTTCAAGATGGAGGCGAGCATCGCTTGTCGATGCGTGCTTGCCTTGTGATGTTAGCACGGTCCTCTTGGGGCCACGTCTTCTCCCACCTCCCGTAGGGTCTGAAAATACCGGGATGGCAACAGATCCTTGCGGTGAGGCATCGTCGAACAGCCTTTTAGGCTCCAGAGTACTAGCTATTTGGATCTATGGTGAGCTGATGGGCCAAAGAGCCAATGAGCTGGTGAGCCGATGAAATACGAGAGGCGATAGAGTATAGAGGCAAATCGTTGAACCACTTAGAGGCTGTTCTAGATACTTTTCTGAAAACTTCAATACTATCTCGGTTCAGTGGCTCCACGCCTCTTTTTTCGATCAGATCTGAGAACATTCACTCCAAGCAGCCTTCACTCCATATTAGTTCTTCTTTCAGATCTAATTTTCCTCATGTAGTCTCTATCAAACTTGGTGGCATCGGATCTCTTAGCTTGGCAGCTCGTATATCACCCACCGTGGTAGCGCATAGATCAGCCACCGTAGTGGCACCTAGCTCAACAACAATGACAAAAGTATCCGAAAACAGATCGCCAAGCAACGTAGAGCATGCCGGAACAGAGCTTCTTCATTGGAGATCTCGAATGTCTTCGTTGAGGTCTCGTTGGTGCTCTCTCCGGCGACAGATTTCTTCATCCTTTCCTCTGGTCACGGCATCGTCGTGATCGACGACATTTTATCCGGCCAGCGGGGTCAGAAGCCGTCGGGCCTTCTTCCTCACTGACCTGCATCTCGTCGTTTTCATCAAACAAACGCCTGGAGAAGAAATTTGAAGGAGAAATTTCGGTTGCAAGACATGGCTTCTCGGAAACAGGGAGCATCTCTCTCGTCGCCGGATCTGGCGGCGATTTGTAGAGCTCATCCTCGTTTCCGGTAGTAGCCTTCCGATCGGAGATATGAGCTTTGTGGTTGGAAAAGCGagagcccctccttctagcgccaaatgttgAGGGTTATAGAGTCCCCCAAGTATACATGTTCTTTTACTCTCAAATATTCCAACCCTTATCTAATCTTTCTTTCTTGTATTTATAAGACTTGAGCTTGGGTTTGGGCTTTTATCCTCCAAATGGGCTGAGGCCCAATAATATTTATTGTCGGTCCTCCCTTGATGTGGTTGGAAATATTTATAGTAGATCAAAGTCCAGTTGCCATTGCTATTGAAGATTTTAGCATAGCCAGCGTCGAAAGCACAAACGGCTTAGACTTGAACTAGTCCGTTATTTACTTCAAAGTCTCCCTTGGAAATGGAGCAGAATGGAATGGGCTTTATTATGATAACCTCAACCTCACTTTCTCTTATTACACAAGTGAGAGTGATATTGTCCGAGTGGGCCGCTACACCATTCCAGGATTTCACCAGGGAATGAGAAAGAAGACCAGTCGAGAAGATTATGTGGTAACGACTCCTGGGATTTCATGGCGAGGAATTTCAGTGTTGTCGTTGTCACCTTCAGTGTCGTCCAGTGTTGTGTTTCGGGTGGATGTGGCAACTGCAGTTAGGTTCGCTGAGTGTTTTACGGCTATCAAAAGCAAGAGACTTGAGGTCATGGCGTGGTGTGACGTGGAGGTTGATCAACTCACGGGGAAGAAAGTAAGTAAGAAAGATATTAAGCTTAAGCATTTGATCGTGGATCATATTAGTGGCTGGCTGTGGTTTGCTTGTTTTATCATTGTAATACTTGCTTTACTGTCACCATTTTCCGGCTGCTGCTGGGTTGCCCTTTTTCCCGAATTGCTGGGCTAGCTAGCAACAAGTTGTCGATCAGTCGGCTCAAATCAGAAGCCGGTTAGCGTCTGAATTATCCGTCTATTCTTCAGACCTAAGACCTTGCGTTTCATGTTGTTGTAATTGGTGCTTAATTCTGCTACCAGCGGAATGATGCTTGCTGTGTGCCTGTGTGGTATGACTCGATATTGCTTTGTTGATTTCATgttgtaaaataattaaatgtgaTTGATGTTCGACAAATTAAATTACTAATGTTCTGTAGTATTTCTTACAAATTTCTGAAAAACTGTTAAATTTCGTCAGAGCTGACACACATGATGAGTATAGTATTATAGTATTTACAAGTTGATAATTGAAAATGATCGAGCAACCTTAAAAACTGACTTGCAGAATGGATTATAATATGATGTTTGCCGGTACAGTATGgtagttaaattttttaataattgatcTGTTTGGattaaattatttacataaTTCAACTAAGTATAGAAGATTTTTGcctaacaaaatatatatagaatcGAAATTTTGAGAATTTATaattcgtaattaattaaattatattatatatgtacaaTATATATAAAGCAAAACTTCAGATAACATATAGCACTATCTTCAAtctcatgaaaaaaatataaacaggaTATATATCACTTAatcatattacacaaatatactCGTATTAttacattaatttttatattataacttaattttGTTTCCAAATTGTAAAAGAAggaataaataaaatgaataatcgtctaattatttaaaattatcacTTAAATCATCATCTCGCAGTGTTTGAGTAGGAAGAAGACGTTTATTCAATTAATATGACGAACCATTAAACAATTGAGCCAAATCCAACAAACAACAATAATGGTACCATTTCCGCGtattataacataaaaaaataaagttgacGAAGAAAGTCAACTCTATACCTCGTACTAAAAGTCACTCATGGTTGTTAACgaacatttaaataaaaatattgaactaCTCCCACAGTTTCTTTTAAatgttcatttttatttttaacgagtcaaattgataaaattttaattgatgttcattttttatttttaacgagtcaaattgataaaattttaattgaatattataAGTTATCGGTTCATTATTTATAATATCTgaagtttttttattaataaactagactaaataattttttgtaaaaatataatttatattgttttttgatacatgtaaatttcagttaaaatataattaatttgattgttcaaaaattaaaaatatatatctataatatactataataagccaacatgagtataatttgtagttctattttagttataatttttgttttggtaCTCTCTCTCGCAACTACAAATCTACCTCACATAAAGGTCTATTACTctcttacattgttaaacagtttcaaatactaaaaacaataatgtattatcatataatatttcataaaaaaataaaatgatattaaaaataaaatattaaatatatagttttaaatataatccgttggtcaatataatttaattataaatcaattcattaatattaaaatactaataaaatgatgttaaaattttaattataataataaattactaactacaTATTACCGCCTCTGATTCGGGGgcaaaggctagtatatataaagGGACAGAGGACTATAAAATTACTTCGCGGGTCTGATGATATTaactacattttttttttttgtttgaagaaaatattaactatattttttaagtttgatatttgaaaatgagccattttaaaattttaaaaatgctgTATCTGTTTTAAAGTTGTAGATTTCAGAGAAAATAGAAGAGATCTCAGTAGAAAAAAAAGTCCCATTCCTTCGCATGAATCGCTTGCCTTCAAGAAATTAATTTGAAACCGTTACCTATTttactaaaatttaattaaataattattcacCAAAAACTTTTATATAGAAGATATAAATCAATCTGTGAAACAATTTATTTGACATAAATAATCTTCAAAGACTTGTGAATTCAACAAGTATTTGCGCTTCCTTTATAAAAGACTTGTGACACAACCATTTgtactttaaaatttttagaaatgtgttttatgatataaataacACGATAGTGaggaaattaatttattttgaagtaatattataagaataaaacaatattaaaatttaaaatttccttatttatatattgttcctaaatgtatatattcttctcaatTTGATGAAAAGGATTCGAAAAGAAAACtatcaattttaaattattattatttttgttttatttctcaAGTAAACAAAGAGCCTCAAAATcgtcttatatataaaaatattaataaattaatcatttaatgtACCTTATCAACATAAAATTTTTGTTGTGTTgtgttgataaaatataaattaatccaTACTACGAAACTTCAAAATAATTGCAGGGGTCGAGAACAGGCACTCTCCTGTAGTTTTGTTGACTTAGTTTTTTAAGGTTGAACAACTTAAttctttaataaatatattttccgaTCACCAACTTAAGTTTTCTTCCACGTTTAAATCTACAAAATGAGCACTCTATACAACGTATTTATGAATGAGCTAAGTTGCTAATTAATATCTCTAATTCATCTATACCTCTACAAAAGATCAATGGCCGGCGGAGTGGATTGGTATCAGGCTATACAAGATCCGAGATACCAGCGAGTAGCTTATTTGACAGTTTTcacaattatttttatgatcATTCCTCCCTTGATGTGGTTGGAAATATCTATAATAgctcaaaatcatatttccattGCTATTGAAGATTTTAGCATCGAAAGCTCAAATGGCTTAGACTTCAACCAATCCGTTATTTTCTTCAAACTGTACCTTGAGAATGGACGAGATATGGATGGGCTTTATTATGATAACCTCAACCTCACTTTCTCTTATTACACAAGTGAGAGTGATATTGTCCCAGTGGGCCGCTAGGGCCGCTAGGCCATACCAGGATTTCACCAGGGGATGGGAAAGCACACCAAACGAGAAGATCATGTGGTAATGACTCCTGGGATATCATGGCGAGGAATTTCCAGCAACGTGTCAGTGTTGTTGTTGTCGCCTTCAGTGTCGTCCAGTGTGGTTTTTCGCGTGGATGCGGCGACTGCAGTTAGGTTCGCCCAGTGTATCACGGCTATCAAAAGCAGGAGACTTGAGGTCATGGGGTGGTGTAATGTGGAGGTTGATCAACTCACGGGGAAGAAAGTAAGGAAGGAAGCTATTGAGCTTAAGCATTTGATCGTGGATCATATCAGTGGCTGGCTGTTGTTTGCTTTATTTATCATGGTAATACTTGCTTTTCTGTCACCATTTTCTGGCTGCTTCTGGGTTGCCCTTTTTCCCTAATTGCTGAGCTCAAATCGGAGGCCGGTTAACGTCTGAATCTCTGTATTTTTCAGACCTAAGACCTTGTGTTTCATGTTGTTGTAATTTGTGTGTAATCTGCTACCAGCGGAATGATGTTTGCTGTGTGCCTGTGTGTGGTTTGACTCGAATTGCTTTGTTGATTTcgttttgtaaaataattaaatgtgaTTGATGTTTACTTTTGGGCAAATACAATTATGAtagaaatatgatagaaataaGAAGGtttaatgaataaataattatgatagaaatatttaagaaaaacagaagggACATGACGACACTAACTGCGATTGCTAAGTCCACCCTAAAAACCACCTCCGACGACAGTGAAGGGCCTGAAGGCAACAGAGATAATACCGGCACGTCACGGGTCGTCACCGCCTCTTTACTTGGATAGTGTATTTAGCTACTGGAACAATATTATCTTCACTTGTGTAACAAGAGAAAGTGAGGTTGAGGTTTTCGTAATAAATTCCCATTCTTtaccaaaaaaaagaagaaaagtataTAAACGAGGATATCCTGAGCACCGATATATTAAAAACGCTTTTTATTAACTTCGCAAATACAGAAATATCACACAATATGAAATTGAAGTACTTAAGCTGGAGTACAGTCCCTGCAAGCTCCAAGGCATAAGAAACCCAAGCACGGGGATAGAAAAGTAGCTAATAGCAAAATAATAAGACCAAAGACAAGCCAGCCACTAAGATGATGTTTAATCATATGATTTAGCTTAATTGCCTTGTCGCTACTTTTCTTGCCAGTCATTTGATCAACCTCCACCTCACACCACGCCATTGTCTCAAGTCTCTTGCTTTTAGTCCCCGTCATAAACTCCCTGAACCTGACTGCAGTTGCCAAATCCACCCTAAAAACAACATCCGACGACACGGATGGCAACAACGACAACACTGGCACGTTGTTGGAGATTTCTTGCCATGCCATCCCGCGAGTCGTCACCACAAAATCTTTTCGGTCGGTCTTCTTATCGACACCCTGGCGAAATCCTTGTATAGCGTAGTTGGCTAATGGAACAAGATCATCTTCAGTCGCGTAATAAGAGAAGGTGAGGTTGATGTTGTCGTAATAAACCCCCATTGATTTACCGGGATTCACAATGTCGAGTTTGAAGTAGATGATGGACTGGTTGAAGTTAGAGCCGCTAGTACCTTCGGCTCCAGCTATGtaaaaatcttgaatggaataTTGGATCATAGATTGATCTACGAAGGACAAGGCTAGCCATACCCAGGGAGGGACATAAACAAGAAACAGTATCAAAGGCACAAAATCCTTCCTATAGCTAATCCTGGGTCAGTGAGATCCTCCCAACGACCCATCAGTTGTGGCTTATGAGATATGAAAACACCCAGTTCAGTTGTCTGTATGCTCAGTAGTTGGAGTAGTTGCTTATCTATCTATGTATGCTTATGTGGAGTGAAAGTCATATGTTTTAGAAAGCAGAAGCTTGTCCTGCTGTATGTATAATCAGTGATGTTCGGGACAAAGGAAAGTTATTGGATTTTTTTAGTACGTACGAGGATTAAGGAATACTATATTTATTTAAGTAGCGCCTAACTTAAGATGATGCGGTACTTGGTCTCTAACTAACATAGCACTGAGAATTAGTTCTCCATAAACAACTCAACCAGTgagacaaataaataatttgatgaaaatgaaaatagaaatatatcTATTATGGATGAGTGGGAGCAAGTAACCCTCCCCAAAATCCCTCCCTGTATATAAGTTAAAGTTATCACCTCAATGAATCAATGATTAACGTAGGGCTCAAAGTAAATTTAAGTAACATAGTTAGTTAATTAAatgcttttaaaattttattcttctaaaatattaatgtcTTTAATtgcttaaaattataataaataatttcagtaaaaatattaatttatatattattaggattgatatatagataattttttaatgtaatacaattttaaaatcCTTGGTAATATTAaagtaatattaatttataaattattaggataaatatatagataaataattttataaattattaggattaatatatagatattaGGGGCACATAGCAGGTTCTGTTGGAAGAGAGAATGAAACGGAATAtaatagataaaaataaaatatgttgaaAATAGAGAAAAAGTTTTGAAAGAAACGAGTGAGCGTTGGTAATAATGAGGATTAAAAAAGAATTAGTGATGTTCGGTAGAAAGGGAAGTTATTGGATTCTTTTAGTACGTGCGAGGATCGAGGAATACTATGTTTATTTAAGTATCGCCTAACTTGATGATGCTGTACTTGGTCTCTAACTAACATACCACTGAGAATTAGCTTTCtatatataaatagtttttaaaTAAGTTAAAGTTATCACCTCAATGATTCagatcattttttaaaataaaattgtgttTCGCAGGGCTCaaagtaaatttatattttcttttacccTATTGCTACTACTTTTCTCCTAGGAAGTGTACTGAGATGAGAGTAGTTGTTCAGGATGACCAAGATAATTTCTTGCAAGCTAGAAGTACGAGGATTGGGAGTTGAAGCATGTTTgagtgaacttaaaataagtgattctgGCTTAATATAAACAAGTGAAGTAAAAGTTAGaagtaaattaaaacttataagtgattaaagtgtttggaaaataagtaaaaTCCATAGAAAAAATTTAGCATTCTCGGTGTACTACGTACTTTATGACTTTTACATAAAcgatacgaataagtgcttttaacttataaatacaTAATCTGGCTTTTTAAGCCCGGCAAATACCCGCATAAACACTagctttaaatttatttcttatATTGTGCAAACAATATTCGTCAGTTATCCATGCAACAGTCGAAAACAACCCCAAAGCATATGCAAACCAGGCAAGGCACTACAAGAGTACTTAACAGCACGATGATAAAAGCAAAGATAATCCAGCCACTAGGATGCCGTTCAATCTTATGCTTGAGCTGAATAGCTTTGTTACTCTTTTTCTTTCCAGTAATTTGATCAACCTCCACGTTACACCAGGCCATTGTCCGAAGTCTCTTGCTTTTGATCCCTGCAATATAATGCCTGAACCTCACTGCAGTTGCCAAATCCACCCTGAAAACAACATCTGACGGCACTGACACGTTGGAAATTTCTTGCCATGTAATCCCCCGAGCCGTCTCCGCTTCTCTGCCCTGGCGAAATGCTGGTATGGTGTAGTTGGCTACTGGAACAATGTCACCTTGAGCTGTATAGTAGGAGAAAGTGAGGTTGAGGTTATCGTAATAAACTCCCGTTGCCTCACCATCATTCTCAAGGTTAAGTTTGAAGTAGATGATGGACTGGTTTAAGTTGGATCCATCATTGCTTTTAACTGCAGCGATGTAATAATCTTCAATAGAAAAATCAGTGTCAGATTGATCTTCAAGGGATAAGGTTATCCATATCCAAGGAGGGGCTAAAATTAAGAACACTATCCCCCAATACAAAAACCTGTAATACTGAATTCTTGG
This region includes:
- the LOC108207854 gene encoding protein NDR1, with amino-acid sequence MGVYYDNINLTFSYYATEDDLVPLANYAIQGFRQGVDKKTDRKDFVVTTRGMAWQEISNNVPVLSLLPSVSSDVVFRVDLATAVRFREFMTGTKSKRLETMAWCEVEVDQMTGKKSSDKAIKLNHMIKHHLSGWLVFGLIILLLATFLSPCLGFLCLGACRDCTPA